In a single window of the Elaeis guineensis isolate ETL-2024a chromosome 4, EG11, whole genome shotgun sequence genome:
- the LOC105042713 gene encoding LOW QUALITY PROTEIN: IRK-interacting protein (The sequence of the model RefSeq protein was modified relative to this genomic sequence to represent the inferred CDS: inserted 1 base in 1 codon) produces MASPSSSRPPPPPRSPLFTPILEHEKEQEEEVLAARNKDTTAASQSYKHQPTPLHPSSSSSSKSTASKKPSSRSNGAEVAVDDRSVSCTNCRPSTREKISVVPLDINGLKQHISSLSPSPARLLRSLFLSHARRSPHSSSSAGPSSSSAAAATDEWRLATAELSRKLVHATQKRDEALLESSRLRHSLAELEHKLGRLESHCHDLQAALDRRSLPNPVQTASLFPVETFLRAVSDARSAVRHLSRSLSAQLRPDRIAALIQPHDARVAGQWRKAPGGPLFFMEALLNRVFYAGFEEGEPDEALDPAARCEANRKAYEAVRGLGWDEVLSKGTRFYSEGLSRFCDRKMSEVVGMLGWAKAWPESLLKAFFGAAKGAWVVRLLSRSVHPAVPVLRVDRGSRFDPRFMEDVAADRVTRLEAVSVRMMVAPGFHVYTSDFGVVKCKVLCSYXNGCNGNSNNV; encoded by the exons ATGGCTTCTCCCTCCTCTTCtcgccctcctcctcctcctcgctcTCCCCTCTTCACCCCT ATTTTGGAACACGAGAAAGAGCAAGAAGAAGAGGTGCTGGCAGCTAGAAACAAAGACACAACAGCAGCTTCTCAGTCTTACAAGCACCAACCTACTCCTCTCCACcctagctcctcctcctcctccaaatcGACGGCTTCGAAGAAGCCTTCTTCCAGATCCAACGGCGCGGAGGTCGCCGTAGACGACCGCTCCGTATCCTGCACCAACTGCCGGCCCTCCACACGGGAGAAGATCTCCGTCGTCCCCCTCGACATCAACGGTCTCAAGCAACACATCTCCTCCCTCAGCCCCTCCCCCGCCCGCCTCCTTcgctccctcttcctctcccacGCTCGCCGCAGCCCccactcctcctcctccgccggcCCCTCCTCTTCCTCCGCCGCTGCCGCCACCGACGAGTGGCGCCTCGCCACCGCGGAGCTCTCCCGGAAGCTCGTCCACGCCACCCAGAAGCGCGACGAAGCCCTACTCGAGTCCTCCCGTCTCAGGCACTCCCTCGCCGAGCTGGAGCACAAGCTCGGCCGGCTCGAGTCCCACTGccacgacctccaggccgccctcGACCGCCGCTCCTTGCCAAACCCGGTCCAGACCGCCTCCCTTTTTCCTGTCGAGACCTTCCTCCGGGCGGTCTCCGACGCCCGCTCTGCGGTCCGCCACCTGAGCCGCTCCCTCTCCGCCCAGCTCCGGCCGGACCGGATCGCGGCCCTAATCCAGCCTCACGACGCCAGAGTCGCCGGCCAGTGGCGGAAAGCACCGGGCGGCCCGCTCTTCTTCATGGAGGCCCTCCTGAACCGGGTCTTCTACGCGGGGTTCGAGGAGGGAGAGCCGGACGAGGCGCTCGATCCGGCGGCCCGGTGCGAGGCGAACCGGAAGGCCTACGAGGCGGTCCGGGGGCTGGGATGGGACGAGGTTCTGAGCAAAGGAACCCGGTTCTACAGCGAAGGGTTGAGCCGGTTCTGTGACCGGAAAATGAGCGAAGTGGTGGGGATGCTGGGGTGGGCCAAGGCCTGGCCGGAGTCATTGCTGAAGGCGTTCTTCGGGGCGGCGAAGGGGGCGTGGGTGGTGCGGCTCCTGTCCCGGTCCGTGCACCCGGCGGTGCCGGTACTCAGGGTGGACCGGGGGTCCCGGTTCGACCCGCGGTTCATGGAGGACGTGGCGGCCGACCGCGTGACCCGGCTCGAAGCGGTGAGCGTGAGGATGATGGTGGCGCCCGGGTTCCACGTGTATACCAGCGACTTTGGGGTGGTCAAGTGTAAGGTGCTCTGTTCGT ACAACGGTTGTAATGGTAACAGTAATAATGTGTGA